From Elaeis guineensis isolate ETL-2024a chromosome 16, EG11, whole genome shotgun sequence, a single genomic window includes:
- the LOC105059605 gene encoding uncharacterized protein, whose product MESQVEDSGLLTLKSPCNETDITWRQELERQQSQVETLEEKLLEVKGNTQYSEDEAKSELEFLWHRVKATEKLIANLKSEARMMADPHLTYTSCGIKYLEGVGFTDKRGIPLAGWSKDVDLSSFESSDEEMQLAGSMDIGSINAKAGASISDILKSVRIVKNVMESLVKRVIMAETEAASEKEKVKFGLEEIERKTLQIETMSAKVEVMEKFAVGTNSILNEMWQKVEDMVQETSRQRQRAAENEQELCRVKQDFESLRSYVNSLISVRENVLSSEKQFQTMEKLFGRLIAKTTHLENEKAQKESEVQKLMEENVSLRALLDKKEAQLLAMNEQCKFMALNNSSI is encoded by the exons ATGGAAAGTCAAGTTGAGGATAGTGGGCTGTTGACCCTGAAAAGTCCATGTAATGAGACAGACATCACTTGGAGGCAGGAGTTGGAGCGGCAACAATCTCAAGTTGAAACATTAGAAGAAAAACTTTTGGAGGTTAAGGGTAATACCCAATATTCTGAGGATGAAGCAAAAAGTGAGTTAGAATTTCTTTGGCATAGAGTCAAAGCTACTGAAAAATTGATAGCCAACTTGAAATCAGAGGCTAGAATGATGGCTGATCCTCATTTAACCTATACTTCATGTGGGATTAAATATCTAGAGGGGGTTGGGTTTACTGATAAGCGTGGCATACCATTAGCTGGTTGGTCTAaggatgttgatctttcttcttttgaAAGTTCAGATGAGGAGATGCAACTGGCAGGTAGCATGGACATTGGATCCATCAATGCTAAGGCTGGAGCATCTATTAGTGATATATTGAAGTCAGTTCGTATTGTAAAAAATGTGATGGAATCTCTTGTTAAGAGAGTTATAATGGCAGAAACTGAAGCTGCTagtgaaaaagaaaaagtgaagtTTGGTTTGGAAGAAATTGAAAGGAAAACGCTCCAAATTGAGACCATGTCAGCAAAAGTTGAAGTGATGGAGAAGTTTGCAGTGGGTACAAATAGTATTTTGAATGAAATGTGGCAGAAGGTTGAAGATATGGTACAAGAAACATCTAGGCAAAGACAACGAGCTGCAGAAAATGAACAGGAGCTCTGTCGTGTGAAGCAGGATTTTGAGTCACTGAGATCCTATGTTAACAGTCTTATCAGTGTCAGAGAAAACGTGCTTTCATCAGAGAAGCAATTTCAAACAATGGAGAAGCTTTTCGGCAG GCTAATTGCCAAGACCACTCACCTGGAGAATGAGAAGGCGCAGAAAGAATCTGAAGTTCAGAAGCTCATGGAGGAGAATGTTAGTCTAAGAGCTCTGTTGGACAAGAAGGAGGCACAATTGCTGGCCATGAATGAACAGTGCAAATTCATGGCATTGAACAATTCTAGCATCTAG
- the LOC105059604 gene encoding uncharacterized protein, with amino-acid sequence MIAPEGLDQIPRQPSDQLTEAPLRARSPSLLPGIGFAAVGAAAGMGEGGGREGDWECGGCRNRNYAFRSLCNRCKQPRLLVDTKTPADSKWLPRIGDWICTGCSNNNYASREKCKKCGQSKEEGALPAIAMPGVSMPTYAQYFAMIHGLPGSKMNFGITGNPAIHPLPPSSDWSYRGPDRYRLQPASSWSLSGSSGSEYSHASNRNQLPVAPKGWRNGDWICNCGFHNYSSRTQCKKCNAPALSGVTSSALSSAVSDTFPALRTKRLASEELVTDWNNKRLNAGDINSQFLTSGQQQSYQGFEQPVGSSYDQTFGMYAKYSCGKLLPTPTMQVNMQPAQQRAVPMLLGKGAKQWREGDWMCCNCNNHNFASRSYCNRCKVQKDVALHSGSVG; translated from the exons ATGATTGCGCCAGAGGGGCTCGATCAAATACCACGCCAGCCGTCGGATCAACTCACGGAGGCGCCACTGCGAGCGCGAAGCCCCTCGCTGCTGCCCGGGATCGGGTTCGCCGCCGTGGGTGCGGCGGCAGGGATGGGGGAAGGAGGAGGGCGGGAAGGGGATTGGGAGTGCGGGGGTTGCCGGAACCGCAACTACGCGTTCCGGTCCCTGTGCAACCGGTGCAAGCAGCCCCGCCTTTTGGTGGACACCAAGACCCCTGCCGACTCCAAGTGGCTCCCCCGCATCGGTGACTGGATCTGCACCG GTTGCAGTAACAACAATTATGCATCCAGAGAAAAGTGTAAGAAGTGCGGCCAGTCAAAGGAGGAAGGGGCATTGCCAGCAATTGCAATGCCTGGAGTATCTATGCCAACTTATGCACAATATTTTGCCATGATTCATGGACTACCTGGATCAAAGATGAATTTTGGGATAACAGGGAATCCTGCTATTCATCCACTTCCCCCAAGTTCTGATTGGTCATACAGGGGACCTGATAGATATAGGCTTCAGCCTGCTTCCAGCTGGTCCTTAAGTGGTAGCAGTGGAAGTGAATACTCACATGCAAGTAACAGAAATCAGCTTCCTGTGGCCCCAAAAGGATGGCGCAATGGTGATTGGATATGCAACTGTGGCTTTCACAACTACTCATCCCGTACACAG TGTAAGAAATGCAATGCACCTGCATTGTCTGGTGTTACTTCTTCAGCACTGAGTTCAGCAGTTTCAGATACATTTCCAG CTTTGAGAACAAAACGATTGGCATCGGAAGAGCTTGTTACTGACTGGAATAATAAAAGGCTGAATGCAGGAGATATAAATAGTCAATTTCTG ACAAGTGGACAGCAGCAGTCATATCAGGGTTTCGAGCAACCAGTAGGATCCAGTTATGATCAAACATTTGGGATGTATGCTAAATATTCCTGTGGGAAATTGTTGCCAACACCAACAATGCAAGTAAATATGCAGCCTGCACAACAGAGAGCAGTGCCTATGCTTTTAGGAAAAGG TGCAAAACAATGGCGTGAAGGGGATTGGATGTGCTGTAACTGCAATAATCATAATTTTGCATCTCGTTCTTATTGCAATAG ATGTAAAGTTCAGAAAGACGTTGCTTTGCATTCTGGAAGTGTTGGGTAG